One genomic segment of Deinococcus depolymerans includes these proteins:
- a CDS encoding EAL domain-containing protein produces MPAANPVPPHRCQCILPPHPLPELNMAFQPIVNVQTGRTLGYEALVRGPQGEDAAWVFAQILPSQKYALDQACRALAIHTAAQLNLSGRLSINFLPGAVYEPHACIQPTLRAARDTAFPLRRLMFEVVEQENVADPEHVRRILDAYRAYGFMTALDDYGAGHATPALLMALRPDVVKLDRSLVRDVHLSPGSALRVRDMVRFARQSSLHVIAEGIETVHEARALLELGVTFMQGYYFARPAMGSLPTVPHEAILACRS; encoded by the coding sequence ATGCCTGCCGCGAACCCGGTGCCGCCCCACCGCTGCCAGTGCATCCTGCCCCCTCACCCTCTCCCGGAACTGAACATGGCCTTTCAGCCCATCGTGAACGTCCAGACCGGCCGGACCCTCGGGTACGAGGCGCTGGTGCGTGGACCGCAGGGCGAGGACGCCGCCTGGGTGTTCGCGCAGATTCTTCCCAGCCAGAAGTACGCCCTCGATCAGGCCTGCCGCGCCCTGGCCATCCACACGGCCGCGCAGCTGAACCTCAGCGGGCGGCTGTCCATCAATTTCCTGCCCGGCGCGGTCTACGAACCCCACGCCTGCATCCAGCCGACACTGCGGGCCGCCCGCGACACTGCCTTTCCCCTGCGGCGGCTCATGTTCGAGGTGGTCGAACAGGAGAACGTCGCGGACCCGGAACACGTCCGGCGGATCCTCGACGCCTACCGCGCCTACGGATTCATGACCGCCCTGGACGACTACGGCGCCGGGCACGCCACGCCCGCCCTGCTGATGGCCCTGCGGCCAGACGTCGTGAAACTCGACCGCAGCCTCGTGCGGGACGTCCACCTCAGTCCAGGCAGCGCCCTGCGCGTCCGGGACATGGTGCGCTTCGCGCGGCAGTCCAGCCTGCACGTGATCGCCGAGGGCATCGAGACGGTTCACGAGGCGCGGGCGCTGCTGGAGCTCGGCGTCACGTTCATGCAGGGGTACTACTTCGCGCGGCCGGCAATGGGATCGCTGCCGACCGTTCCGCACGAGGCCATCCTCGCCTGCCGCTCCTGA
- a CDS encoding S8 family serine peptidase, producing MKPILPAALLTTALLAACSDAPTTPTGQAPRPAYVSAVQVTATDTPASVSRRLGGTILSWPTDCTDSCSALVGLNERPSAALSAQGVGRVERNRDVFSGGGAITAVMGGNRAYITGQQQDPWEGGNYRAIPENTPRWQKIGLERAQAMAPGLGEGVTVAVIDSGIDLLHPAFAGALSAPSTWKDFYAGDDLPQEEGQSGGAYGHGTNVAGIVLQVAPRAKIMPLRVLGPDGSGDVAGVAQAILYAADQGAQVINLSLGSVENSSIVQDAVRQVAERGVYVVASAGNENQDRISYPAALARSKGALGEFLLSAGSTDLNDLKSSFSNYARTLEIVGPGENVYAPYPDGRIASWSGTSMVSPMMAGALALSLGQGLTVAPKDLTKKLAESAFDVYEHGANEAYRDMLGVKGRVDLVAFLSRTTQQ from the coding sequence ATGAAACCCATTCTTCCTGCCGCGCTCCTCACGACTGCCCTCCTCGCCGCCTGCTCCGACGCTCCCACCACCCCCACGGGTCAGGCCCCGCGTCCCGCCTACGTCAGTGCCGTTCAGGTCACGGCCACCGACACCCCGGCGTCCGTGTCCCGACGCCTCGGCGGCACCATCCTCTCCTGGCCGACCGACTGCACAGACAGCTGTTCGGCCCTCGTCGGCCTGAACGAGCGACCCAGCGCGGCGCTGAGCGCTCAGGGCGTCGGCCGCGTCGAACGCAACCGGGACGTGTTCAGCGGCGGCGGCGCAATCACCGCGGTCATGGGCGGTAACCGCGCGTATATTACAGGTCAGCAACAGGACCCCTGGGAAGGGGGCAACTACCGCGCCATTCCTGAGAACACACCGCGGTGGCAGAAGATCGGCCTCGAGCGGGCACAGGCCATGGCCCCGGGGCTTGGTGAGGGCGTCACGGTGGCCGTCATCGATTCCGGCATCGACCTGCTCCATCCGGCGTTTGCCGGCGCCCTGAGCGCCCCCTCTACCTGGAAGGACTTCTACGCCGGAGATGACCTCCCGCAGGAGGAAGGGCAGAGCGGCGGCGCCTACGGGCACGGCACGAACGTCGCAGGCATCGTGCTGCAGGTCGCGCCACGGGCAAAGATCATGCCGCTGCGCGTTCTCGGGCCGGACGGGTCCGGCGACGTGGCCGGCGTCGCCCAGGCAATCCTGTACGCCGCGGACCAGGGCGCGCAGGTCATCAACCTGAGCCTCGGCAGCGTGGAGAACTCCAGCATCGTGCAGGACGCCGTGCGGCAGGTCGCAGAGCGCGGCGTGTACGTCGTGGCGTCCGCCGGTAACGAGAACCAGGACCGGATCAGCTACCCGGCGGCGCTGGCCCGGAGCAAGGGCGCCCTCGGGGAGTTCCTGCTGAGTGCCGGCAGCACCGACCTCAACGACCTGAAATCCAGTTTCTCCAACTACGCCAGAACCCTGGAGATTGTCGGTCCCGGCGAGAACGTGTACGCGCCGTACCCGGACGGACGGATCGCCTCGTGGAGCGGGACGTCCATGGTCTCCCCGATGATGGCGGGCGCCCTGGCCCTGTCGCTGGGTCAGGGCCTGACCGTGGCGCCCAAGGACCTCACGAAAAAACTGGCCGAGAGCGCCTTCGACGTGTACGAGCACGGTGCCAACGAGGCCTACAGGGACATGCTGGGCGTCAAGGGGCGGGTCGACCTGGTGGCCTTCCTGAGCAGGACCACACAGCAGTGA
- a CDS encoding bifunctional diguanylate cyclase/phosphohydrolase has product MNLGDFLAAAGHTGEAESHLLRALSLSDGHEFRTIKISVLGSLCALHEQLGQHGEATREAQLALRIALEVGSAQGEIEARIALGRLYLHAGQPGPAEQELLQALELARGSQMPKEQVLAHEQLVRVYRQAGRLEDALDHAESLRALERTTFDTDRDRQIRNLTVLFEVERAQQEAQLYRVRSEVEQEARQVAERQVLERTAELARAQHEVVARLAIAAEYRDDTTGEHTRRVGQAAARIARALGWSETQASVLGVAARLHDVGKIAIPDAILLKRGRLTPDEFRQMQSHTLIGSRILSGSRSALLAMAEEIARSHHERWDGTGYPLGLQADAIPLTGRIVAIADVFDALTQARPYKAAWTTAEALRELQAQAGRHFDPALVAVAVDVLVNLHEGDSLFLNLYDSQEAPPLAEGEASQVLAVFEQLLMERTRELELARREAELSAQRMERMALTDSLTGLNNRRALEQDLEQRTAPLGHTPFTVLSLDIDGLKILNDTRGHSAGDALLNAVAAALTPAFDGCGQAYRIGGDEFAVICNQVITAAELHARLETMALHLQQAGYPNRPFSTGAAEYPGDSSSAGDLLRISDQRMYQEKIRRRQTRAAQPV; this is encoded by the coding sequence ATGAATCTTGGAGATTTTCTTGCTGCGGCCGGCCACACGGGTGAAGCGGAGAGCCATCTTCTCCGGGCGCTGTCACTCAGCGATGGGCATGAGTTCAGGACGATCAAGATCAGCGTCCTCGGGTCGCTCTGCGCGCTGCACGAGCAGCTCGGTCAGCACGGGGAGGCGACGCGGGAGGCGCAACTGGCGCTGCGCATCGCGCTGGAGGTCGGTTCCGCCCAGGGTGAAATCGAGGCGCGGATCGCGCTGGGGCGCCTGTACCTGCACGCCGGGCAGCCCGGACCGGCCGAGCAGGAACTCCTGCAGGCGCTGGAACTGGCGCGTGGCAGTCAGATGCCGAAGGAGCAGGTGCTGGCCCATGAACAGCTCGTGCGGGTGTACCGGCAGGCCGGTCGACTGGAGGACGCGCTGGATCACGCGGAGAGCCTGCGGGCGCTCGAGCGGACCACCTTCGACACGGACCGCGACCGGCAGATCCGCAACCTGACCGTGCTGTTCGAGGTGGAACGCGCCCAGCAGGAGGCGCAGCTGTACCGGGTGCGGTCCGAGGTGGAACAGGAGGCCCGGCAGGTGGCCGAACGGCAGGTGCTGGAACGCACCGCCGAACTGGCCCGCGCCCAGCATGAGGTCGTGGCGCGACTGGCCATCGCGGCCGAATACCGGGACGACACGACGGGCGAACACACGCGCCGGGTCGGGCAGGCTGCCGCGCGGATCGCCCGTGCGCTCGGGTGGTCCGAGACGCAGGCGAGCGTCCTGGGGGTCGCTGCGCGTCTGCATGACGTCGGGAAGATCGCCATTCCGGACGCGATCCTCCTCAAGCGCGGGCGGTTGACCCCGGACGAGTTCCGGCAGATGCAGTCGCACACCCTGATCGGCAGCCGGATCCTGTCCGGAAGTCGTTCCGCGCTGCTGGCCATGGCAGAGGAGATCGCCCGGTCCCACCATGAACGCTGGGACGGCACCGGTTACCCGCTGGGCCTTCAGGCGGACGCCATTCCGCTGACGGGCCGCATCGTGGCCATCGCGGACGTGTTCGACGCCCTCACGCAGGCCCGGCCGTACAAGGCCGCCTGGACGACCGCGGAAGCCCTGCGGGAGCTTCAGGCGCAGGCGGGACGGCACTTCGATCCGGCGCTGGTGGCGGTCGCGGTGGACGTCCTCGTGAACCTTCATGAGGGAGACAGCCTGTTTCTCAACCTGTACGACAGTCAGGAGGCCCCACCCCTGGCGGAGGGTGAAGCGTCACAGGTGCTCGCGGTGTTCGAGCAGCTGCTCATGGAACGCACCCGGGAACTGGAGCTGGCGCGGCGCGAGGCGGAACTCAGTGCGCAGCGCATGGAACGCATGGCGCTGACCGACAGTCTGACCGGCCTGAACAACCGCCGCGCCCTCGAACAGGACCTGGAGCAGCGGACGGCGCCGCTGGGGCACACGCCGTTCACCGTTCTGTCCCTGGACATCGATGGACTGAAGATCCTCAACGACACGCGCGGCCACAGCGCCGGAGACGCCCTGCTGAACGCGGTGGCCGCGGCCCTGACCCCAGCCTTCGACGGGTGCGGACAGGCCTACCGGATCGGCGGTGACGAATTCGCAGTGATCTGCAACCAGGTCATCACGGCCGCGGAGCTGCACGCCCGCCTGGAAACCATGGCCCTGCACCTGCAACAGGCCGGCTACCCCAACCGGCCCTTCAGTACCGGCGCGGCCGAGTACCCCGGAGATTCCAGCAGCGCCGGGGACCTGCTGCGCATCAGTGACCAGCGGATGTACCAGGAAAAGATCCGCCGCCGTCAGACGCGCGCAGCGCAACCCGTATAG
- a CDS encoding VcbS codes for MGRPATPLRSTLLSLLLPGLLSACFQQPAPSSPAADPASPPPTAAPAPREPLQSLGTVDLTFTGLGNAGETLRVTTPGLRSSALVDQGSIQLQPLSNGTFTTGRRGVDGVRYLYATFLVRNATQAGAAYGTPRRNLTLVAVSTPTTAADTPYSRVQKFDGTDAAAGIAATITPTAALQFDRQTERPALIPGAEDLQVFTENEVAPLTGAGVTRAFPFGFVVRHRTATGNRDLPANPAPGTFDGTVTVALKLPLQANPADDPFTFNMSFAVVDDPVTRVTESPEEQSLGNVQARAASLGGAQVALLCGSAVTAPGSLFIGSATTAGAPGAARAAHIGGDLALNTVPSAYAATGNVNLNVNAALGLGRFYAAYPAAPGGANATLAFTGSGTARSGSLNVAPNGAFAFTSRAGDGAPPVTDTLNYTVSDGRGCTSPTQGVPVNVSGRVWFARNTAATGDGRQDTPFPTLQAAQTASAAGDTLYLYRGDGTTTGQNQGLTLKAGQTLVGEGAPLTVNGAAILPAGQPSTFEHTAGTGLTLATNNTVRGVNIRGAAGGVSGTNFGTFTAELGAVQASAGPALNLSGGTLTGSATRLDAQTTTGNGVNLLGLGGSFTVLGSGSPGSGGTLQATGPLGTGLNLQPDNLDFTLSLNRMTFQNSASGLLLATQGADTGRVTLTVQDSAFSNNSANSIQINPGGSGSSTYTVRNNTFTHTGAGGGVYYSGTSRTGTPTDQGTITGNTFNLSPGGNANAITVDQVGAGAARFAITANTVTGYGVYGISVGAKEGGGGRLDAVVTNNAVSSPPGPVSSPNLDGINVTVGTATGQNSALCLRMTGNTSVSPDPGFAGIVLRQRTGTTFTIEGVPTGATNAQVQTAVQASNAPSTVRIRTGAELTPVTGTCTGPT; via the coding sequence ATGGGCCGCCCAGCCACGCCGCTGCGTTCCACCCTGCTGAGCCTGCTGCTGCCCGGCCTGCTCAGCGCCTGCTTCCAGCAGCCGGCCCCGTCCTCCCCGGCCGCCGACCCGGCGTCCCCGCCTCCCACGGCCGCGCCTGCCCCGCGTGAACCGCTGCAGTCACTCGGCACCGTCGACCTCACGTTCACGGGCCTGGGTAACGCGGGGGAGACCCTGCGCGTCACCACCCCCGGCCTGCGCAGCAGCGCCCTGGTCGATCAGGGCAGCATTCAACTGCAGCCGCTCTCCAACGGCACCTTCACCACCGGCCGGCGGGGCGTCGACGGTGTCCGCTACCTGTACGCGACGTTCCTGGTCCGCAACGCCACCCAGGCCGGCGCCGCGTACGGCACGCCCCGCCGGAACCTCACGCTCGTCGCGGTCAGCACACCCACCACGGCCGCCGACACCCCGTACAGCCGCGTGCAGAAGTTCGACGGGACCGACGCTGCGGCCGGGATCGCGGCCACAATCACGCCCACCGCCGCGCTGCAGTTCGACCGTCAGACCGAGCGGCCCGCCCTGATTCCCGGCGCGGAGGACCTGCAGGTCTTCACGGAGAACGAGGTGGCCCCCCTGACCGGTGCGGGCGTCACCCGCGCATTCCCGTTCGGGTTCGTGGTGCGCCACAGGACCGCCACCGGGAACCGGGACCTGCCGGCCAACCCGGCCCCCGGCACCTTCGACGGGACCGTCACGGTCGCCCTGAAACTGCCGCTGCAGGCGAACCCGGCCGACGATCCGTTCACGTTCAACATGTCGTTCGCCGTGGTCGACGATCCCGTCACGCGCGTCACCGAGAGTCCGGAGGAGCAGAGCCTCGGGAACGTGCAGGCCCGCGCGGCCAGCCTGGGCGGCGCGCAGGTGGCCCTGCTGTGCGGCAGCGCCGTCACGGCCCCCGGCAGTCTGTTCATCGGTTCGGCCACCACGGCCGGCGCGCCCGGCGCGGCCCGCGCCGCCCACATCGGCGGGGACCTGGCCCTGAACACCGTGCCCAGCGCGTACGCCGCCACCGGGAACGTGAACCTGAACGTGAACGCCGCGCTCGGGCTCGGCCGTTTCTACGCCGCCTACCCCGCCGCGCCCGGCGGCGCGAACGCGACCCTCGCCTTCACGGGCAGCGGCACCGCCCGCAGTGGCAGCCTGAACGTCGCCCCGAACGGCGCGTTCGCCTTCACGTCCCGCGCCGGGGACGGCGCGCCCCCCGTGACGGACACCCTGAACTACACCGTCAGTGACGGGCGCGGCTGCACCAGCCCCACCCAGGGTGTTCCCGTGAACGTCAGCGGGCGCGTGTGGTTCGCGCGCAACACCGCCGCCACCGGCGACGGACGCCAGGACACGCCCTTCCCGACGCTGCAGGCCGCGCAGACCGCGTCCGCCGCTGGTGACACCCTGTACCTCTACCGCGGGGACGGCACCACCACCGGCCAGAACCAGGGGCTCACTCTGAAAGCCGGTCAGACCCTCGTGGGCGAGGGGGCTCCTCTCACCGTGAACGGCGCGGCCATCCTTCCCGCCGGGCAGCCGTCCACCTTCGAGCACACCGCCGGAACGGGCCTGACCCTCGCCACGAACAACACCGTGCGCGGCGTGAACATCCGCGGCGCGGCCGGCGGGGTCAGCGGCACGAACTTCGGGACCTTCACCGCCGAACTCGGCGCCGTGCAGGCCTCCGCCGGTCCCGCCCTGAACCTCAGCGGCGGGACCCTCACCGGCAGCGCCACCCGCCTGGACGCCCAGACCACCACCGGGAACGGCGTGAACCTCCTCGGTCTGGGCGGCAGCTTCACGGTGCTCGGCAGCGGATCCCCCGGGTCCGGCGGGACCCTGCAGGCGACCGGGCCGCTCGGCACGGGCCTGAACCTGCAGCCCGACAACCTCGACTTCACCCTCAGCCTCAACCGCATGACCTTCCAGAACAGCGCCAGCGGCCTGCTGCTCGCCACGCAGGGCGCCGATACCGGCCGCGTGACGCTCACCGTGCAGGACAGTGCGTTCAGCAACAACAGCGCCAACTCCATCCAGATCAACCCTGGCGGGTCCGGCAGCAGCACCTACACCGTCCGCAACAACACCTTCACCCACACCGGCGCGGGCGGCGGCGTGTACTACAGCGGCACGTCCCGGACCGGCACGCCCACCGACCAGGGCACCATCACCGGGAACACCTTCAACCTCTCTCCCGGCGGGAACGCCAACGCGATCACCGTCGACCAGGTCGGTGCCGGCGCCGCCCGCTTCGCCATCACCGCCAACACCGTCACCGGGTACGGCGTGTACGGCATCTCCGTCGGCGCCAAGGAAGGCGGCGGCGGCCGGCTCGACGCGGTCGTCACGAACAACGCCGTCAGCAGCCCCCCCGGCCCGGTGAGCAGCCCCAACCTCGACGGCATCAACGTCACGGTCGGCACCGCCACCGGGCAGAACAGCGCCCTGTGCCTGCGGATGACCGGGAACACCAGCGTCTCCCCGGACCCCGGATTCGCCGGCATCGTCCTGCGTCAACGCACCGGCACCACCTTCACCATCGAGGGCGTCCCGACCGGCGCCACGAACGCCCAGGTGCAGACCGCCGTTCAGGCCAGCAACGCCCCTTCCACCGTCCGCATCCGGACCGGCGCCGAACTGACCCCGGTCACCGGCACCTGCACCGGCCCCACCTGA
- a CDS encoding phage tail protein: MAEPFLAEIRPVSFNFAPRGWALCNGQLLPINQNQALFSLLGTTYGGDGRTTFALPNLQSRAPIHTGPSNPLGTLQGEENHTLTTSELPRHTHALAASTGGGASVTPAGSLLAAPQGPLYAPGPPDVTLTAASVTVTGGSQPHNNLPPYLVINYIIALMGIFPSRN; this comes from the coding sequence ATGGCCGAACCGTTCCTCGCCGAGATCCGTCCCGTGAGTTTCAACTTCGCTCCCAGGGGCTGGGCCCTGTGCAACGGGCAACTCCTGCCCATCAACCAGAACCAGGCCCTGTTCTCCCTGCTCGGCACCACCTACGGCGGGGACGGCCGCACCACCTTCGCGCTGCCCAACCTGCAGAGCCGCGCGCCCATCCACACCGGGCCCTCCAACCCGCTCGGCACGCTCCAGGGGGAGGAAAACCACACCCTCACCACCAGCGAACTGCCCCGGCACACCCATGCCCTGGCCGCCAGTACCGGCGGCGGCGCCTCCGTCACCCCCGCCGGCAGCCTGCTCGCCGCACCCCAAGGTCCGCTCTACGCGCCGGGTCCCCCCGACGTGACCCTCACCGCCGCCAGCGTCACCGTCACCGGCGGCAGCCAGCCCCACAACAACCTTCCCCCGTACCTGGTGATCAACTACATCATCGCGCTGATGGGCATCTTCCCGTCGAGGAACTGA
- a CDS encoding phage tail protein → MGQPFVGEIRLFAGTFAPNGWEFCDGRLLSIAENDVLFTLIGTTYGGDGQQTFALPDLRGRAPVHMGQGPGLSRYTTGQQGGTETVTLTAAQMPSHTHAPAAFSGAATLTSPQNAVLASPTSGELYLDDTPVSALNPGAAQPTGGSQPHENMPPYLTLSFIISLSGIFPSS, encoded by the coding sequence ATGGGCCAACCTTTCGTCGGTGAGATCCGCCTGTTCGCCGGAACCTTCGCGCCCAACGGCTGGGAATTCTGCGACGGCCGCCTCCTGAGCATCGCCGAGAACGACGTCCTGTTCACGCTGATCGGCACCACCTACGGCGGCGACGGACAGCAGACCTTCGCCCTGCCCGACCTGCGCGGGCGCGCCCCCGTCCACATGGGACAGGGTCCCGGCCTGAGCCGCTACACCACCGGCCAGCAGGGCGGCACCGAAACCGTGACCCTCACGGCGGCCCAGATGCCTTCCCACACCCACGCGCCCGCCGCGTTCAGCGGCGCGGCCACCCTCACCTCACCGCAGAACGCCGTGCTGGCCAGTCCCACCAGCGGCGAACTGTACCTCGACGACACCCCGGTCTCCGCCCTGAATCCCGGCGCCGCGCAGCCGACAGGCGGCAGTCAGCCGCACGAGAACATGCCGCCCTACCTCACCCTGTCGTTCATCATCTCGCTGTCCGGCATCTTCCCCTCGTCGTGA